From the Lolium rigidum isolate FL_2022 chromosome 2, APGP_CSIRO_Lrig_0.1, whole genome shotgun sequence genome, one window contains:
- the LOC124689427 gene encoding NAD(P)H-quinone oxidoreductase subunit 2 A, chloroplastic-like → MVKKKSATTAASCTSGGAAAKPPSIPSKGGAPSAPPPAPAPPAPSSLAAKPGDWTASTVTKRDEKRSRSLGLISSDEGNKEVRNPLFDSDSPTPVVAFLSVTSKVAASASATRILDIPFYFSSNEWHLLLEILAILSMILGNLLAITQTSMKRMLAYSSIGQIGYVIIGIIVGDSNDGYASMITYMLFYISMNLGTFACIVLFGLRTGTDNIRDYAGLYTKDPFLALSLALCLLSLGGLPPLAGFFGKLYLFWCGWQAGLYFLVSIGLLTSVLSIYYYLKIIKLLMTGRNQEITPYVRNYRRSPLRSNNSIELSMTVCVIASTLPGISMNPILAIAQDTLF, encoded by the exons atggtgaagaagaagagcgccaccaccgccgccagctGCACCagtggaggcgccgccgccaaacccCCCTCGATTCCTTCGAAGGGGGGCGCTccaagcgctcctcccccagctccggcgccgccagcaccgTCAAGCTTGGcggccaagcccggagattggactGCATCTacagtcaccaagcgtgacgagaaaagatcccgaagcctgggactcATCTCCtctgacgaggggaat AAAGAAGTGAGGAATCCTCTTTTCGACTCTGACTCCCCCACTCCAGTCGTTGCTTTTCTTTCTGTTACTTCAAAAGTAGCTGCTTCAGCTTCAGCCACGCGAATTCTCGatattcctttttatttctcATCAAACGAATGGCATCTTCTTCTGGAAATCCTAGCTATTCTTAGCATGATTTTGGGGAATCTCCTTGCTATTACTCAAACAAGCATGAAACGTATGCTTGCATATTCGTCCATAGGGCAAATCGGATATGTAATTATTGGAATAATTGTTGGAGACTCAAATGATGGATATGCAAGCATGATAACTTATATGCTGTTCTATATCTCCATGAATCTAGGAACTTTTGCTTGCATTGTATTATTTGGTCTACGTACCGGAACTGATAACATTCGAGATTATGCAGGATTAtacacgaaagatccttttttggctCTCTCTTTAGCCCTATGTCTCTTATCCCTAGGAGGCCTTCCTCCACTAGCAGGTTTCTTCGGAAAACTCTATCTATTCTGGTGTGGATGGCAAGCAGGCCTATATTTCTTGGTTTCAATAGGACTCCTTACGAGCGTTCTTTCTATCTACTATTATCTAAAAATAATCAAGTTATTAATGACTGGACGAAACCAAGAAATTACCCCTTATGTGCGAAATTATAGAAGATCCCCTTTAAGATCAAACAATTCCATCGAATTGAGTATGACTGTATGTGTGATAGCATCTACTTTACCAGGAATATCAATGAACCCCATTCTTGCAATTGCTCAGGATACCCTCTTTTAG